From one Luteipulveratus mongoliensis genomic stretch:
- a CDS encoding DUF3068 domain-containing protein, whose product MRKAAVVIGLGAFFLTMALLLKFYAYGKLAVIPLDQNTQQIARDQGAKFFDADNVKAGSGPIETKLTVIADKDASKKASEATDKNVVVINFGRSTDNNGEAPPMEVFRDTLAVDRHTGEAVRWSGDRIDGKPGQHHGLTIKFPFQTDKKTYQFWDNRTHKAVPVAYSGSDTIKGLKVYKFHDTEPKTFYQDQEVPRGIFGQPDTGGVVAKRYYTNDRTIWVEPETGVIIKVQEKRHDTIEIPGAEPVNAITTTSTFDDKTVTKNVDDYKSKATLLKILRFWAPLGLGILGVLAILGGLAISATGGRRGAAREDEQGFAGVDEVLGSRRADRSTGGQAT is encoded by the coding sequence GTGCGGAAAGCCGCAGTTGTCATCGGTCTTGGAGCGTTCTTCTTGACGATGGCGCTCCTGCTGAAGTTCTACGCCTACGGCAAGCTTGCCGTCATCCCGTTGGATCAGAACACCCAGCAGATCGCTCGAGATCAAGGTGCCAAGTTCTTCGATGCCGACAACGTCAAAGCTGGCAGCGGTCCGATTGAGACCAAGCTGACGGTCATCGCTGACAAGGACGCGAGCAAGAAGGCCAGCGAGGCGACCGACAAGAACGTTGTCGTGATCAACTTCGGCCGCTCCACCGATAACAACGGTGAGGCCCCGCCCATGGAGGTCTTCCGCGACACCCTCGCGGTCGACCGCCACACCGGCGAGGCTGTGCGCTGGTCCGGCGACCGCATCGACGGCAAGCCCGGACAGCACCATGGCCTGACGATCAAGTTCCCGTTCCAGACGGACAAGAAGACCTACCAGTTCTGGGATAACCGGACGCACAAGGCCGTCCCGGTTGCGTACTCGGGCTCGGACACGATCAAGGGCCTCAAGGTGTACAAGTTCCACGACACCGAGCCCAAGACCTTCTACCAGGACCAGGAGGTGCCGCGCGGCATCTTCGGTCAGCCCGACACCGGTGGCGTCGTGGCCAAGCGCTACTACACCAACGACCGCACGATCTGGGTCGAGCCTGAGACCGGCGTCATCATCAAGGTCCAGGAGAAGCGGCACGACACGATCGAGATCCCGGGGGCCGAGCCGGTCAATGCGATCACGACCACGAGCACCTTCGACGACAAGACCGTCACCAAGAACGTCGATGACTACAAGAGCAAGGCGACTCTCCTGAAGATCCTGAGGTTCTGGGCGCCGCTCGGCCTCGGCATCCTCGGCGTGCTGGCCATCCTGGGCGGGTTGGCGATCTCCGCCACCGGCGGTCGGCGTGGTGCGGCTCGGGAGGACGAGCAGGGTTTCGCAGGTGTCGATGAAGTGCTCGGGTCGCGTCGCGCGGACCGCTCTACCGGGGGCCAGGCCACCTGA